Proteins encoded by one window of Salvia splendens isolate huo1 chromosome 14, SspV2, whole genome shotgun sequence:
- the LOC121765941 gene encoding uncharacterized protein LOC121765941: MSPLMEVANTAAKAAYRSLLRAVRKHVGEEAHKSHFTDFIKHEFRKNASSQNPQNLKLAQDYTIYLNSVHHQKELLFSYNIAVDRSAEMKKVLGKSASSVGLQLPEVYEA, encoded by the exons ATGAGTCCGCTAATGGAAGTCGCGAATACAGCTGCAAAAGCTGCTTACAGAAGCCTTCTCAGAGCGGTGAGGAAACACGTTGGGGAAGAAGCCCACAAATCTCATTTCACGGATTTCATCAAACACGAATTCAGAAAAAATGCCAGCTcccaaaatccccaaaatttgAAGCTCGCGCAGGATTACACCATCTATCTCAACAGCGTGCACCATCAGAAG GAGTTGCTCTTCTCGTACAATATCGCAGTGGATAGATCTGCTGAGATGAAAAAAGTACTGGGAAAATCTGCTTCAAGTGTAGGTCTTCAGCTGCCTGAAGTTTATGAGGCTTGA
- the LOC121764767 gene encoding probable RNA-binding protein ARP1 isoform X4 translates to MTMMTAAAPHSSADTSLTKVFVGGLAWETPKEAMKDHFEKYGDILEAVIISDKLTGRSKGYGFVTFKDADAAKKACEDATPIINGRRANCNLAVLGARRPRSSSTAVAAAANPPPQQGVNVGPRAAASTPPPPPPPQQNHVQWYYPAATPATAAPFHHHHHHQAVPIYGYSPTYISPADMNYNHKVGFTGGSYMNGHFGQVHPGQAMVGAGALMPVYPYYHFHQSQTMGLPTHLYCPTAAGPIPTVPALISKPTSIAPPNAVCLAVE, encoded by the exons ATGACAATGATGACCGCCGCCGCTCCTCACTCCTCCGCCGATACCTCCCTCACCAAAGTCTTCGTCGGCGGCCTGGCCTGGGAAACCCCCAAGGAAGCCATGAAAGACCACTTCGAGAAATACGGCGACATTCTAGAAGCCGTCATCATCTCCGACAAGCTCACCGGCCGATCCAAGGGCTACGGCTTC GTCACGTTCAAGGACGCCGATGCGGCGAAGAAAGCGTGCGAGGACGCCACTCCGATCATCAACGGCCGCCGCGCCAACTGCAACCTCGCCGTCCTCGGCGCGCGCCGCCCTAGGTCCTCCTCcactgccgtcgccgccgccgccaatcCGCCTCCTCAGCAAG GTGTGAATGTTGGGCCGAGAGCAGCAGCATCAACTCCACCGCCGCCACCTCCGCCGCAGCAGAATCATGTGCAGTGGTATTATCCGGCGGCGACGCCAGCCACGGCGGCGCctttccaccaccaccaccaccatcaagCTGTTCCTATCTATGGATACTCACCAACCTATATTTCACCAGCTGACATGAACTATAATCAT AAGGTGGGATTTACTGGTGGGTCCTACATGAATGGGCATTTCGGTCAAGTACACCCAGGGCAGGCTATGGTGGGTGCAGGTGCACTGATGCCGGTGTACCCTTACTACCATTTCCACCAATCACAGACAATGGGCCTCCCTACCCATTTATACTGTCCAACTGCAGCAGGCCCAATTCCAACTGTCCCAGCTCTCATTTCTAAGCCCACATCTATTGCTCCTCCTAATGCAG TTTGCCTGGCTGTGGAATAA
- the LOC121764004 gene encoding LOB domain-containing protein 1-like: MHRPNTISATMAILTPCAACKTLRRRCADKCVLAPYFPPNEPHKFAIAHRIFGASNIIKLLQEIPEDQRGDAVTSMVYEAKARLRDPIYGCVGTICHLQKQVDELQAELARSQAEVLNIQCQNANLVDQFCKNMETKEVNENSSPLDDEMQYHGNPTLFFDEGIMGNSPLWT, from the exons ATGCATCGCCCCAACACCATCTCCGCCACCATGGCGATCCTCACACCTTGCGCGGCTTGCAAGACCCTCAGGCGCCGCTGCGCTGATAAATGCGTGTTGGCGCCTTATTTCCCTCCCAATGAGCCTCACAAATTCGCCATTGCTCACCGGATATTCGGAGCTAGCAATATTATTAAACTGCTCCAG GAAATTCCAGAAGATCAAAGAGGAGATGCTGTGACCAGTATGGTCTATGAAGCCAAGGCTAGGTTAAGGGACCCAATCTACGGGTGCGTTGGCACGATTTGTCATCTCCAGAAGCAGGTCGACGAGCTTCAGGCCGAGCTAGCCCGATCACAAGCTGAAGTATTGAACATTCAATGTCAAAATGCAAATTTGGTGGATCAATTTTGCAAAAACATGGAAACTAAAGAAGTTAATGAGAATTCATCACCCCTTGATGATGAAATGCAATATCATGGGAATCCCACATTGTTTTTTGACGAAGGAATAATGGGGAATTCGCCCCTTTGGACATGA
- the LOC121764767 gene encoding probable RNA-binding protein ARP1 isoform X1, with protein sequence MTMMTAAAPHSSADTSLTKVFVGGLAWETPKEAMKDHFEKYGDILEAVIISDKLTGRSKGYGFVTFKDADAAKKACEDATPIINGRRANCNLAVLGARRPRSSSTAVAAAANPPPQQGVNVGPRAAASTPPPPPPPQQNHVQWYYPAATPATAAPFHHHHHHQAVPIYGYSPTYISPADMNYNHQKVGFTGGSYMNGHFGQVHPGQAMVGAGALMPVYPYYHFHQSQTMGLPTHLYCPTAAGPIPTVPALISKPTSIAPPNAGATIGQKI encoded by the exons ATGACAATGATGACCGCCGCCGCTCCTCACTCCTCCGCCGATACCTCCCTCACCAAAGTCTTCGTCGGCGGCCTGGCCTGGGAAACCCCCAAGGAAGCCATGAAAGACCACTTCGAGAAATACGGCGACATTCTAGAAGCCGTCATCATCTCCGACAAGCTCACCGGCCGATCCAAGGGCTACGGCTTC GTCACGTTCAAGGACGCCGATGCGGCGAAGAAAGCGTGCGAGGACGCCACTCCGATCATCAACGGCCGCCGCGCCAACTGCAACCTCGCCGTCCTCGGCGCGCGCCGCCCTAGGTCCTCCTCcactgccgtcgccgccgccgccaatcCGCCTCCTCAGCAAG GTGTGAATGTTGGGCCGAGAGCAGCAGCATCAACTCCACCGCCGCCACCTCCGCCGCAGCAGAATCATGTGCAGTGGTATTATCCGGCGGCGACGCCAGCCACGGCGGCGCctttccaccaccaccaccaccatcaagCTGTTCCTATCTATGGATACTCACCAACCTATATTTCACCAGCTGACATGAACTATAATCAT CAGAAGGTGGGATTTACTGGTGGGTCCTACATGAATGGGCATTTCGGTCAAGTACACCCAGGGCAGGCTATGGTGGGTGCAGGTGCACTGATGCCGGTGTACCCTTACTACCATTTCCACCAATCACAGACAATGGGCCTCCCTACCCATTTATACTGTCCAACTGCAGCAGGCCCAATTCCAACTGTCCCAGCTCTCATTTCTAAGCCCACATCTATTGCTCCTCCTAATGCAG GTGCAACAATTGGCCAAAAAATCTGA
- the LOC121764767 gene encoding probable RNA-binding protein ARP1 isoform X2, with protein sequence MTMMTAAAPHSSADTSLTKVFVGGLAWETPKEAMKDHFEKYGDILEAVIISDKLTGRSKGYGFVTFKDADAAKKACEDATPIINGRRANCNLAVLGARRPRSSSTAVAAAANPPPQQGVNVGPRAAASTPPPPPPPQQNHVQWYYPAATPATAAPFHHHHHHQAVPIYGYSPTYISPADMNYNHKVGFTGGSYMNGHFGQVHPGQAMVGAGALMPVYPYYHFHQSQTMGLPTHLYCPTAAGPIPTVPALISKPTSIAPPNAGATIGQKI encoded by the exons ATGACAATGATGACCGCCGCCGCTCCTCACTCCTCCGCCGATACCTCCCTCACCAAAGTCTTCGTCGGCGGCCTGGCCTGGGAAACCCCCAAGGAAGCCATGAAAGACCACTTCGAGAAATACGGCGACATTCTAGAAGCCGTCATCATCTCCGACAAGCTCACCGGCCGATCCAAGGGCTACGGCTTC GTCACGTTCAAGGACGCCGATGCGGCGAAGAAAGCGTGCGAGGACGCCACTCCGATCATCAACGGCCGCCGCGCCAACTGCAACCTCGCCGTCCTCGGCGCGCGCCGCCCTAGGTCCTCCTCcactgccgtcgccgccgccgccaatcCGCCTCCTCAGCAAG GTGTGAATGTTGGGCCGAGAGCAGCAGCATCAACTCCACCGCCGCCACCTCCGCCGCAGCAGAATCATGTGCAGTGGTATTATCCGGCGGCGACGCCAGCCACGGCGGCGCctttccaccaccaccaccaccatcaagCTGTTCCTATCTATGGATACTCACCAACCTATATTTCACCAGCTGACATGAACTATAATCAT AAGGTGGGATTTACTGGTGGGTCCTACATGAATGGGCATTTCGGTCAAGTACACCCAGGGCAGGCTATGGTGGGTGCAGGTGCACTGATGCCGGTGTACCCTTACTACCATTTCCACCAATCACAGACAATGGGCCTCCCTACCCATTTATACTGTCCAACTGCAGCAGGCCCAATTCCAACTGTCCCAGCTCTCATTTCTAAGCCCACATCTATTGCTCCTCCTAATGCAG GTGCAACAATTGGCCAAAAAATCTGA
- the LOC121765940 gene encoding uncharacterized protein LOC121765940: MPYEVGGISTTLLPPPKSAFIPPPISPARRRSYPLKYSRQMAATATGDSEAPSSSPAEIRLQPIEATPESFREFGQVIEASPDGDEFGPLDAQLDLSRGIPRFYIMHLEDRPLRFSTITHHASVTQCLGSIGGHFWYLGVARPSLVDQGETGAENAVKSHCGHSYVPPAVDGVRVFKISGPKFLKLDRGTWHAGPLFLEKTMDFYNLELSNTNVVDHTTHNFVKKNNAVFVFDE; this comes from the exons ATGCCGTATGAAGTAGGTGGCATTTCCACAACTCTCCTCCCTCCGCCCAAATCCGCCTTCATCCCACCACCAATTTCCCCTGCCCGCCGCCGATCTTATCCCCTTAAATACAGTCGGCAGATGGCGGCGACAGCCACCGGCGATAGCGAGGcgccttcttcttctccggcGGAGATTAGGCTGCAACCAATCGAAGCAACGCCGGAGAGCTTCCGCGAATTCGGTCAGGTGATCGAGGCGTCGCCGGACGGCGATGAGTTCGGCCCCCTCGACGCGCAGCTCGACCTGTCCCGTGGCATCCctag GTTCTACATCATGCATCTGGAGGACAGACCTCTTAGGTTCTCGACGATCACGCATCACGCGAGCGTGACCCAGTGCCTCGGCTCCATAGGGGGCCACTTCTGGTACCTCGGAGTCGCGAGACCGTCCCTCGTCGATCAAGGCGAAACCGGAGCGGAGAATGCGGTGAAATCACACTGCGGGCACTCTTACGTCCCTCCGGCCGTTGATGGCGTGCGCGTCTTCAAGATCTCGGGTCCCAAGTTCTTGAAGCTCGACCGGGGCACTTGGCACGCCGGGCCGTTGTTTCTTGAGAAGACGATGGACTTCTATAACTTGGAGCTCAGCAACACCAAT GTGGTTGATCATACAACGCATAATTTTGTAAAGAAGAATAACGCAGTGTTCGTGTTTGATGAGTAG
- the LOC121764767 gene encoding probable RNA-binding protein ARP1 isoform X3, with amino-acid sequence MTMMTAAAPHSSADTSLTKVFVGGLAWETPKEAMKDHFEKYGDILEAVIISDKLTGRSKGYGFVTFKDADAAKKACEDATPIINGRRANCNLAVLGARRPRSSSTAVAAAANPPPQQGVNVGPRAAASTPPPPPPPQQNHVQWYYPAATPATAAPFHHHHHHQAVPIYGYSPTYISPADMNYNHQKVGFTGGSYMNGHFGQVHPGQAMVGAGALMPVYPYYHFHQSQTMGLPTHLYCPTAAGPIPTVPALISKPTSIAPPNAVCLAVE; translated from the exons ATGACAATGATGACCGCCGCCGCTCCTCACTCCTCCGCCGATACCTCCCTCACCAAAGTCTTCGTCGGCGGCCTGGCCTGGGAAACCCCCAAGGAAGCCATGAAAGACCACTTCGAGAAATACGGCGACATTCTAGAAGCCGTCATCATCTCCGACAAGCTCACCGGCCGATCCAAGGGCTACGGCTTC GTCACGTTCAAGGACGCCGATGCGGCGAAGAAAGCGTGCGAGGACGCCACTCCGATCATCAACGGCCGCCGCGCCAACTGCAACCTCGCCGTCCTCGGCGCGCGCCGCCCTAGGTCCTCCTCcactgccgtcgccgccgccgccaatcCGCCTCCTCAGCAAG GTGTGAATGTTGGGCCGAGAGCAGCAGCATCAACTCCACCGCCGCCACCTCCGCCGCAGCAGAATCATGTGCAGTGGTATTATCCGGCGGCGACGCCAGCCACGGCGGCGCctttccaccaccaccaccaccatcaagCTGTTCCTATCTATGGATACTCACCAACCTATATTTCACCAGCTGACATGAACTATAATCAT CAGAAGGTGGGATTTACTGGTGGGTCCTACATGAATGGGCATTTCGGTCAAGTACACCCAGGGCAGGCTATGGTGGGTGCAGGTGCACTGATGCCGGTGTACCCTTACTACCATTTCCACCAATCACAGACAATGGGCCTCCCTACCCATTTATACTGTCCAACTGCAGCAGGCCCAATTCCAACTGTCCCAGCTCTCATTTCTAAGCCCACATCTATTGCTCCTCCTAATGCAG TTTGCCTGGCTGTGGAATAA
- the LOC121764545 gene encoding uncharacterized protein LOC121764545, with protein MKIEKLREEITSFQQKYDESFAEAWKRFTDLIRKCPSHGLAPGHDLLKFYKGLNNEGTGLVTAGSNGNLDDLTHEEVRALFQRLANNQRNWHNPRRAAEKGGDTFGATKDAERVSAIEAQLADISTQMSSMTKAVKSLQLTPQPQAVAVMRCGLCQGGHHTDQCSSLQGPPIEDVNYIGNNGQGFNQGNQYSNQQNWRPQQSNWNQSGPSNNSGNQWRTNTQPPGYEKKPSVEDQLGQILSFMTKSQKENESFKERTVEKFGQMEATLRNLETQIGQIATASHTRIPNAIPSDTVPNPKGFEQCKAVKLRSGKDLESPIMLDAQNGSNILHAGADKLFGSQTSHAGADEGIEWATTEAREGQQEKEESTMSDIHKKNPLSPAMDPKCPFNFPDFIPPPPFPVENKKKGRKIIQEKGLDCMMNIIRKVNVDVSLVDLFLHFPKFSKFFKDLIAKKEKIQDDGVVILSAFCSQFVKGKMPAKRRDPGSCVIPCEMGDKEFPKCLLDQGSGISLMALKTARSIGLEARIEPIDIDLQLADHSIVKPKGIIEDVLVKVDRFVLPVDFIVLEMEEDKDMPILFGRPFLATGDVVIETKTNTVMFRVDGENVVIKQEKAGKRLLEPG; from the coding sequence ATGAAGATCGAGAAATTGAGAGAAGAGATCACTTCTTTCCAACAAAAGTATGATGAGTCCTTTGCAGAAGCTTGGAAGAGATTCACAGACTTGATAAGGAAATGCCCGAGCCATGGTctagctccggggcatgaccttttgaaattctacaaGGGACTCAACAATGAAGGCACGGGACTAGTTACTGCAGGCTCTAATGGAAACCTGGATGACTTAACGCATGAGGAGGTGAGAGCCTTATTCCAAAGGTTGGCTAACAATCAACGGAACTGGCACAACCCAAGGAGAGCAGCGGAGAAAGGAGGAGACACATTCGGTGCTACAAAGGATGCAGAGAGAGTATCTGCAATTGAAGCTCAATTGGCAGATATAAGCACCCAGATGTCGTCGATGACAAAGGCAGTGAAATCGCTGCAACTGACTCCTCAACCCCAAGCAGTGGCAGTGATGAGATGTGGATTGTGTCAAGGAGGGCATCATACTGATCAATGCTCTAGTCTTCAAGGACCACCAATCGAGGATGTGAACTACATTGGCAACAATGGCCAAGGGTTTAACCAAGGCAACCAATACAGCAATCAGCAGAATTGGAGGCCTCAGCAATCGAACTGGAATCAAAGTGGTCCTAGCAACAACTCGGGGAACCAATGGAGGACAAACACTCAACCCccgggttatgagaagaagccatcGGTAGAAGATCAATTGGGACAGATACTCTCCTTCATGACcaagagtcaaaaggagaatgaGAGCTTCAAAGAAAGGACGGTAGAGAAGTTTGGTCAGATGGAGGCTACGTTGAGGAATCTCGAGACTCAAATTGGGCAGATTGCTACAGCATCTCACACAAGAATTCCTAATGCTATCCCGAGTGATACGGTGCCCAATCCTAAAGGTTTTGAACAGTGCAAGGCAGTTAAGTTAAGAAGTGGAAAGGATCTTGAGTCTCCAATCATGCTAGATGCACAAAATGGCTCGAACATCttgcacgcaggggcggacaaGTTGTTTGGCTCACAAacctcgcacgcaggggcggacgagggGATTGAGTGGGCTACTACCGAAGCTAGGGAAGGtcaacaagaaaaagaagagtcAACCATGAGTGATATCCACAAGAAGAATCCACTAAGTCCGGCAATGGACCCGAAGTGTCCATTTAATTTTCCAGATTTTATCCCGCCACCACCTTTCCCAGTCGAGAATAAGAAGAAGggtaggaaaataattcaagagaAAGGACTCGATTGTATGATGAACATTATCAGGAAAGTTAATGTAGATGTGTCCCTGGTGGATTTGTTCCTACACTTTCCTAAATTCTCCAAGTTTTTTAAGGATCTTATTGCGAAAAAGGAGAAGATACAAGACGATGGTGTGGTGATATTGAGCGCATTTTGCTCACAATTTGTGAAGGGAAAGATGCCGGCAAAGAGAAGAGACCCTGGAAGCTGTGTGATCCCATGTGAGATGGGAGATAAGGAGTTCCCAAAGTGCCTACTTGATCAAGGCTCGGGAATATCATTGATGGCTCTGAAAACCGCACGGTCAATCGGTCTAGAAGCGAGGATTGAACCAATCGACATTGACCTACAATTGGCGGATCATTCAATTGTGAAACCAAAAGGTATCATCGAGGATGTCTTGGTGAAGGTTGATAGATTTGTACTCCCGGTTGACTTCATTGTCCTAGAGATGGAAGAGGACAAGGATATGCCTATCCTATTTGGTAGGCCATTTTTAGCAACCGGTGATGTTGTGATAGAGACCAAGACAAATACGGTCATGTTTCGAGTAGATGGAGAGaatgtggtgatcaagcaagagAAGGCGGGGAAGCGCCTATTGGAGCCTGGATAG